A stretch of Mycobacterium sp. ITM-2016-00316 DNA encodes these proteins:
- a CDS encoding alanine and proline-rich secreted protein Apa, with protein MDQSDVNSSHRKRLGKRLTVAVAVASAAALTLPVAVSHAEPVPPAPAPAPAEPTPPPPPADPNAPPPPAAPLPPGVPPPPPDPNAPPVDPNAPPPPPEPEPGRVNNAPGGFSYLLPEGWKVADATQLSYGQALLTKIPPPGTEQPPNDTSVLLGRLDMKLFAGSEADNAKAAARLASDMGEFFMPFPGTRLGQETVPLTAGDLTGTASYYEVKFTDTSKPTGQIWAGVVGAPTAAARGQRAPERWFVVWLGTANNPVDKGAAVTLAQSIRPWSPPPPPPPPDPNAPPPPPDPNAPPPDPNAPPPRPGVGVPVPVDPNSAPGMLPA; from the coding sequence ATGGATCAGTCGGACGTGAATTCCTCACACCGCAAGCGGCTCGGCAAGAGGCTTACGGTCGCTGTAGCGGTTGCGTCCGCGGCGGCCCTGACCCTTCCGGTCGCGGTGTCGCACGCGGAACCGGTGCCACCCGCGCCGGCCCCCGCCCCCGCTGAACCGACGCCGCCGCCCCCGCCGGCCGATCCCAACGCTCCGCCGCCGCCCGCTGCACCTCTGCCGCCGGGCGTGCCGCCCCCGCCGCCCGATCCGAACGCACCGCCCGTCGACCCCAACGCTCCGCCCCCGCCGCCGGAGCCGGAGCCGGGCCGCGTCAACAACGCTCCCGGTGGTTTCAGCTATCTCCTGCCCGAGGGCTGGAAGGTGGCCGACGCCACCCAGTTGTCCTACGGGCAGGCGCTGCTGACCAAGATCCCGCCGCCCGGTACCGAGCAGCCGCCGAACGACACCAGCGTGCTGCTGGGCCGCCTCGACATGAAGCTGTTCGCCGGTTCCGAGGCCGACAACGCCAAGGCGGCAGCCCGACTGGCCTCCGACATGGGCGAGTTCTTCATGCCGTTCCCGGGGACCCGGCTCGGCCAAGAGACCGTGCCGCTGACGGCTGGTGATCTCACCGGCACCGCCTCCTACTACGAGGTGAAATTCACCGACACCAGCAAGCCGACCGGACAGATCTGGGCCGGTGTGGTCGGTGCCCCCACCGCGGCTGCCCGCGGTCAGCGCGCACCCGAGCGCTGGTTCGTGGTGTGGCTCGGTACGGCCAACAACCCGGTGGACAAGGGTGCCGCGGTGACGCTGGCCCAGTCGATCCGGCCGTGGAGCCCGCCGCCACCGCCGCCACCGCCGGACCCGAACGCGCCTCCGCCGCCGCCGGATCCGAACGCGCCCCCGCCCGATCCCAACGCGCCGCCGCCGCGTCCCGGCGTCGGTGTCCCGGTGCCCGTCGATCCGAACAGCGCCCCCGGGATGCTGCCGGCGTAA
- a CDS encoding GlsB/YeaQ/YmgE family stress response membrane protein — MGTIIGTIIFGAVIGVLARLVIPGKQSIGWVITIVLGVAGALIGYWAWGLIASEGNANTGGIDWIRWAISIAAAAVLTLGYTAATKK, encoded by the coding sequence ATGGGCACCATCATCGGAACCATCATCTTTGGCGCAGTGATCGGCGTGCTGGCGCGTCTGGTCATTCCTGGCAAGCAGTCGATCGGGTGGGTGATCACCATCGTCCTCGGCGTCGCCGGTGCCCTCATTGGTTATTGGGCCTGGGGCCTAATCGCTAGCGAGGGGAACGCCAATACCGGCGGTATCGACTGGATCAGGTGGGCAATCAGCATCGCTGCTGCCGCGGTTCTTACCTTGGGCTACACCGCGGCGACCAAGAAATAG
- a CDS encoding LLM class F420-dependent oxidoreductase → MAIRLGLQIPNFSYGTSVSELFPTVVAQAQEAENAGFDSVFVMDHFYQLPGLGAPEEPMLEAYTALGALATATERVQLGTLVTGNTYRNPTVLAKAITTLDVISQGRAILGIGTGWFELEHDSLGFEFGTFTDRFKKLDEALQIIVPMLKGERVTVDGAYYKTQEAFANPRFREHIPLMIGGSGEKKTIPLAARHFDHLNIIAGFDELPRKLAVVKENCEKIDRDPATLETSMLVVALIGEQFTADMIPDDFKQQAVFGTPEQVAEQVKEKVYDAGVDGVILSPVTMGGYVPGGVTAVAEALKPVIGG, encoded by the coding sequence ATGGCGATTCGACTCGGACTCCAGATTCCCAACTTCTCCTACGGCACCAGCGTCTCCGAACTGTTCCCCACCGTCGTCGCGCAGGCGCAGGAAGCCGAGAATGCCGGCTTCGACTCGGTTTTCGTGATGGACCACTTCTATCAACTGCCCGGCCTCGGCGCGCCCGAGGAGCCGATGCTGGAGGCCTACACGGCACTCGGCGCACTGGCCACCGCCACCGAGCGGGTCCAACTGGGAACCTTGGTCACCGGTAACACCTACCGCAACCCCACGGTGCTGGCCAAGGCCATCACCACGCTGGACGTGATCAGCCAGGGCCGTGCCATCCTCGGCATCGGCACCGGCTGGTTCGAGCTGGAGCACGACAGCCTGGGCTTCGAGTTCGGCACCTTCACCGACCGCTTCAAGAAGCTCGACGAGGCCCTGCAGATCATCGTGCCGATGCTCAAGGGCGAGCGCGTGACGGTTGACGGCGCGTACTACAAGACTCAGGAAGCCTTTGCCAATCCCCGCTTCCGCGAGCACATTCCGCTGATGATCGGCGGCAGCGGCGAGAAGAAGACCATCCCACTGGCCGCGCGGCACTTCGACCACCTCAACATCATCGCCGGTTTCGACGAGCTGCCCCGCAAGCTGGCCGTCGTCAAGGAGAACTGCGAGAAGATCGACCGCGACCCCGCCACGCTGGAGACCAGCATGCTGGTGGTGGCCTTGATCGGCGAGCAGTTCACCGCGGACATGATCCCCGACGACTTCAAACAGCAGGCGGTCTTCGGCACCCCCGAGCAGGTCGCCGAGCAGGTCAAGGAGAAGGTCTACGACGCCGGTGTCGACGGGGTGATCCTCAGCCCGGTGACGATGGGCGGTTATGTACCAGGTGGCGTCACTGCGGTGGCCGAGGCATTGAAGCCGGTGATCGGCGGGTGA
- the ureG gene encoding urease accessory protein UreG, producing the protein MPPHFIDGEPHTHADRPKRVRQPGEPLRIGVGGPVGSGKTALVAALCRQLRDEISLAVLTNDIYTTEDADFLRRHAVLPDERIAAVQTGGCPHTAIRDDITANLDAIDDLIAANPGLDLILVESGGDNLTATFSSGLIDVQIFVVDVAGGDKVPRKGGPGVTFSDLLVINKTDLAPMVGADLDVMRRDSAQVRGDRPFVLISLTDDPTAGPVLQWVHEQLRVPVAG; encoded by the coding sequence ATGCCACCACATTTCATCGACGGCGAACCGCACACCCATGCCGACCGGCCCAAGCGGGTGCGTCAGCCGGGGGAGCCGCTACGCATCGGCGTGGGCGGCCCGGTGGGGTCCGGAAAGACGGCCCTGGTGGCCGCGCTGTGCCGTCAGCTGCGCGATGAGATCTCGCTGGCCGTGCTGACCAACGACATCTACACCACCGAGGACGCCGACTTCCTGCGCAGGCATGCCGTGCTGCCCGACGAGCGCATCGCCGCGGTGCAGACCGGAGGCTGCCCGCACACCGCCATCCGCGATGACATCACCGCCAATCTGGATGCCATCGACGACCTGATCGCCGCCAATCCCGGTCTGGACCTGATCCTCGTCGAGTCCGGCGGCGACAACCTGACCGCCACGTTCTCCTCCGGCCTCATCGACGTGCAGATCTTCGTCGTCGACGTGGCCGGCGGTGACAAGGTGCCGCGCAAGGGCGGGCCCGGGGTGACCTTCTCGGATCTGTTGGTGATCAACAAGACCGACCTGGCGCCCATGGTCGGTGCCGATCTGGACGTGATGCGCCGGGATTCCGCCCAGGTGCGGGGAGACCGTCCCTTTGTGCTCATCTCCCTCACCGACGACCCGACCGCCGGCCCGGTGCTGCAGTGGGTGCACGAGCAGCTACGGGTACCGGTCGCGGGCTGA
- a CDS encoding NAD(P)/FAD-dependent oxidoreductase produces MSHPGATASDRHKVVIVGSGFGGLNTAQALKRADVDIKLIARTTHHLFQPLLYQVATGIISEGEIAPPTRLILRKQENAQVLLGDVTHVDLENQTIDSVLLGHTYRTPYDTLVLAAGAGQSYFGNDHFAEFAPGMKTIDDALELRGRILGAFEQAERSSDPERRKKLLTFVVIGAGPTGVEMAGQIQELADQTLKGSFRHIDPTEAHVILLDAAPAVLPPMGEKLGLKAKERLEKMGVEIQLNAMVTDVDRNGITVKDKDGTIRRIESASKVWSAGVQASPLGRDLAAQSETEIDRAGRVKVNPDLSIPGHPNVFVVGDMAFVDGVPGMAQGAIQGAKYVAAIIKNEAAARAHGTKPKPRVPFKYFDKGSMATVSKWNAVAKVGKLEFGGFIAWLAWLGLHLIYLVGFKTKIATLLSWAVTFLSRQRGQLTITEQQAYARTRIEELKEIAASVQEREKAAS; encoded by the coding sequence ATGAGCCACCCGGGAGCTACGGCATCGGATCGGCACAAGGTCGTCATCGTCGGTTCGGGTTTCGGTGGATTGAACACCGCACAGGCACTCAAGCGTGCCGATGTCGATATCAAGTTGATCGCCCGTACCACCCACCACCTGTTCCAGCCGCTGCTGTATCAAGTGGCCACCGGAATCATCTCCGAGGGCGAGATCGCGCCGCCGACCCGGTTGATCCTGCGCAAGCAGGAGAACGCCCAGGTGTTGCTCGGTGACGTCACCCACGTCGACCTGGAGAACCAGACGATCGACTCTGTTCTGCTGGGTCATACCTACCGCACGCCCTACGACACGCTGGTCCTTGCCGCCGGTGCCGGTCAGTCGTACTTCGGCAACGATCATTTCGCCGAGTTCGCCCCCGGCATGAAGACGATCGATGACGCACTGGAGTTGCGCGGCCGCATCCTGGGCGCCTTCGAGCAGGCCGAGCGGTCGAGCGACCCGGAGCGCCGCAAGAAGCTGCTGACGTTCGTCGTCATCGGTGCCGGGCCGACCGGTGTGGAGATGGCCGGCCAGATCCAGGAACTGGCGGACCAGACGCTCAAGGGCAGCTTCCGGCATATCGATCCCACCGAGGCGCACGTCATCCTGCTCGACGCCGCCCCCGCAGTCCTGCCCCCGATGGGCGAGAAGCTCGGCCTCAAGGCCAAGGAGCGACTTGAGAAGATGGGCGTCGAGATCCAACTCAACGCCATGGTCACCGACGTCGATCGCAACGGCATCACCGTCAAGGACAAGGACGGCACCATCCGCCGGATCGAGTCGGCGTCCAAGGTGTGGTCGGCCGGTGTGCAGGCCAGCCCGCTGGGCAGGGATCTGGCCGCCCAGTCCGAGACCGAGATCGATCGCGCAGGCCGCGTCAAGGTCAACCCCGACCTGTCGATCCCCGGACACCCCAACGTGTTCGTGGTCGGCGATATGGCGTTCGTCGACGGTGTACCGGGTATGGCGCAGGGCGCCATCCAGGGCGCCAAGTACGTCGCCGCGATCATCAAGAACGAGGCCGCTGCGCGTGCCCACGGCACCAAGCCCAAGCCCCGGGTGCCGTTCAAGTACTTCGACAAGGGCTCGATGGCCACCGTGTCGAAGTGGAACGCCGTGGCCAAGGTCGGCAAGCTCGAGTTCGGCGGCTTCATCGCCTGGCTCGCGTGGCTGGGGCTGCACCTGATCTACCTGGTCGGCTTCAAGACCAAGATCGCCACCCTGCTCTCCTGGGCGGTGACGTTCCTGAGCCGCCAGCGTGGTCAGCTGACCATCACCGAGCAGCAGGCCTACGCCCGCACCAGGATCGAGGAACTCAAGGAGATCGCCGCCTCGGTACAGGAACGCGAGAAGGCGGCCAGCTAG
- a CDS encoding CPBP family intramembrane glutamic endopeptidase, whose amino-acid sequence MSDAGAVASPIEMPAHPLVGQLSALHHFRVYVDVGVVVVVLALTNLVAHFTTPWANVVIVPAAAVGLVILVRSRGLDWSELGLGREQWRSGAGYAAAVVGIVLLVIAIGALLPWTRPMFMNNHYATLSGALLASMVIIPLQTVIPEELAFRGVLHGALDRAWGVRGVAAAGSLLFGLWHIASSFGLTSGNVGFSRILGGGVFGMVAGVVGAVIATAAAGFVFTWLRRRSGSLIAPIALHWSLNGMGALAAALVWHAST is encoded by the coding sequence ATGTCTGACGCCGGCGCGGTGGCTTCACCGATCGAAATGCCTGCCCATCCGCTGGTTGGGCAGCTGTCGGCGCTGCACCATTTCCGGGTCTACGTCGATGTGGGTGTCGTCGTGGTGGTGCTCGCCCTCACCAATCTCGTGGCGCATTTCACCACGCCGTGGGCCAATGTCGTGATCGTGCCCGCCGCCGCGGTCGGTCTGGTCATCCTGGTGCGCTCGCGCGGTCTCGACTGGTCCGAGCTCGGCCTGGGCCGCGAGCAGTGGCGCTCGGGTGCCGGCTACGCCGCCGCTGTCGTGGGGATCGTGCTGCTGGTTATCGCGATCGGCGCCCTGCTGCCGTGGACGCGTCCGATGTTCATGAACAACCACTACGCGACGCTGTCCGGCGCGCTGCTGGCGTCGATGGTGATCATCCCGCTGCAGACCGTCATCCCCGAGGAATTGGCCTTTCGCGGTGTGCTGCACGGTGCGCTGGACCGCGCCTGGGGCGTCCGCGGAGTGGCCGCCGCCGGATCGCTGTTGTTCGGCCTCTGGCACATCGCCAGCTCATTCGGACTCACCAGCGGCAATGTCGGGTTTTCCCGCATCCTCGGTGGCGGCGTGTTCGGCATGGTGGCCGGCGTCGTCGGTGCGGTGATCGCGACCGCAGCGGCCGGTTTCGTGTTCACCTGGCTGCGCCGGCGCAGTGGCAGTCTGATCGCGCCGATCGCACTGCACTGGTCACTGAACGGGATGGGCGCACTGGCCGCCGCGCTCGTGTGGCACGCGTCCACCTGA
- a CDS encoding SDR family oxidoreductase → MELLVTGGDTELGRVIASGFRDEGHNVVIAGAQRAELEVAAKELDVDYVVFDNNDPASLEAARGAFPQHLDGIINVPAPRWDAGDPRTHTLTDRASAWRHALDTTVLSAVLTVSILGDQLSSGGSIVNVVASNPADGSADAAIKAALSNWTSGQAAHFGVRGITINLVAAGRGVDPGYDGLGGSPTTTADEITRLALFLTTPAARHITGETLHVSQGALANFG, encoded by the coding sequence ATGGAGTTGCTCGTCACCGGTGGCGATACCGAACTGGGCCGTGTCATCGCAAGCGGGTTCCGCGACGAGGGCCACAACGTGGTGATCGCCGGTGCGCAGCGCGCCGAGCTCGAAGTGGCGGCCAAGGAACTCGATGTCGACTATGTGGTCTTCGACAACAACGATCCAGCCAGCCTCGAAGCCGCCCGCGGCGCCTTCCCGCAGCACCTCGACGGCATCATCAATGTGCCCGCCCCGCGCTGGGACGCCGGCGACCCCCGCACCCACACGCTGACCGACCGTGCGTCGGCCTGGCGCCACGCGCTGGACACCACGGTCTTGTCCGCGGTCCTGACGGTGTCGATTTTGGGCGACCAGCTGAGTTCGGGCGGCTCGATCGTCAACGTGGTGGCGTCGAATCCCGCCGACGGCAGCGCCGATGCCGCCATCAAGGCGGCGCTGTCGAACTGGACCTCCGGCCAAGCCGCCCACTTCGGCGTCCGCGGCATCACGATCAACCTCGTCGCCGCCGGCCGTGGCGTCGACCCCGGCTACGACGGCCTCGGCGGCTCCCCCACCACGACCGCCGACGAAATCACCCGTCTGGCACTGTTTCTCACCACCCCGGCGGCCAGGCACATCACCGGCGAGACGCTGCACGTCAGCCAGGGCGCGCTCGCCAACTTCGGCTGA
- a CDS encoding GlsB/YeaQ/YmgE family stress response membrane protein — MSIFAAQEYLAFAPPTAVSWLSYIVIGGIAGWLAGKIVRGGGQGIVLNIVVGIIGGFLGGFLLERLGVDVIEGRRWFTFFTSLLGAVLLLWIVGLIRKKS; from the coding sequence ATGAGTATCTTTGCCGCCCAAGAGTATTTGGCTTTTGCGCCGCCGACGGCTGTGAGCTGGCTGAGCTACATCGTCATCGGCGGGATCGCGGGTTGGTTGGCTGGCAAGATCGTGCGCGGCGGTGGTCAAGGCATCGTGCTGAACATCGTTGTCGGCATTATCGGCGGTTTCTTGGGTGGATTCCTGCTGGAAAGACTCGGCGTCGATGTCATTGAGGGCCGCCGCTGGTTCACCTTTTTCACCTCGCTACTTGGTGCAGTGCTGCTGTTGTGGATCGTCGGTCTCATCCGCAAAAAGTCCTGA
- a CDS encoding CoA transferase: MTAQGPLLGGVRVLDLAGADAAAVTRLLADLGADVLKIALPGDDRDRSAAPLVGDTSVPFALNNANKRCTTLDPAEESDRRRFDELVAGADILVAAGSHLTGAFGASCAELADRHPDLVALSVTDFGADGPYRSWVGTDAVFYAMSTALSRSGPATGTPVLPPIGIASATAAAQAAWAVLAAYYHRLRHGGGDYIDFSRFEAVVQALDPPFGSQGQAASGLKRSGGWRGRPRNQQIYPTFPCRDGYVRICLLSARQWRGMRAWLGEPEEFSGPEFDSIAARFAASVPLNAAIAALFAPETMADLVAQGQSRGVPIAAVQTPAEALASEHFRAVGALAPLPVAGGTVAVPVGPFVVDGTHRGLNASVAEDAVPEWLGPTNTLGRPRKSGKRPFDGLRILDLGVIVAGGELGRLFADLGARVVKVESAAYPDGLRQTAPGQAMSSSWALTHRNELSFGVDLRRPEGAEIFGRLVGRTDAVFANFKPGTLAALGFSFEALRALNPTVVLAESSAFGDTGPWSDRMGYGPLVRATTGVTRLWRGAGSRADQFFDATTIFPDHVAARITAIATLAALIHRERTGSGAHVHISQAEVAVNQLAVAYVAEAAAQAGLPLTEDPAVHAVCPCAGEDEWCVISVRDEHDRATLAALIGIDLPADAAALSAILGAYTVSRDKHVLTEELQGAGLPAGPMNRPGDVLDDVQLQFRSLYTDLEHPLFDEPMPSETGPAPFRTIPRGELRPAPVAGEHTRDIAHRALGLDNDEIDRLIADKVLFESEGPFEPRVPSESTTDQRSTP; this comes from the coding sequence GTGACGGCGCAGGGGCCACTGCTGGGCGGCGTGCGGGTGCTCGACCTCGCAGGCGCCGATGCCGCGGCAGTCACCCGGCTACTGGCCGATCTGGGTGCCGACGTGCTCAAGATCGCACTGCCCGGCGACGACCGCGACCGGAGTGCCGCACCGTTGGTGGGTGACACCAGCGTGCCGTTCGCCCTCAACAACGCCAACAAGCGCTGCACGACGCTGGATCCCGCCGAGGAGTCGGACCGGCGCCGATTCGACGAACTGGTCGCAGGCGCGGACATCCTTGTCGCCGCCGGCAGCCACCTGACCGGTGCCTTCGGCGCTTCCTGCGCCGAGCTCGCCGACCGCCATCCCGATCTGGTGGCGCTGTCGGTCACCGATTTCGGGGCCGACGGGCCCTACCGGTCCTGGGTGGGCACCGACGCGGTGTTCTACGCGATGTCGACCGCGCTGTCGCGTTCCGGCCCGGCCACCGGGACACCGGTGCTGCCGCCGATCGGCATCGCGTCGGCGACGGCGGCGGCGCAGGCGGCGTGGGCGGTACTGGCCGCCTACTACCACCGGCTGCGCCACGGTGGCGGCGACTACATCGACTTCTCCCGCTTCGAGGCCGTGGTGCAGGCACTCGACCCGCCGTTCGGCTCGCAGGGGCAGGCGGCGTCCGGTCTGAAGCGCTCCGGCGGCTGGCGCGGCCGGCCCCGCAACCAGCAGATCTATCCGACGTTCCCGTGTCGCGACGGGTACGTCCGGATCTGTCTGCTCTCGGCGCGGCAATGGCGCGGTATGCGGGCCTGGCTCGGTGAACCCGAGGAGTTCAGTGGGCCCGAATTCGATTCGATCGCGGCGCGATTCGCCGCGTCCGTACCGCTGAATGCGGCGATAGCGGCTTTGTTCGCGCCCGAGACCATGGCCGATCTGGTGGCGCAGGGGCAGTCGCGGGGCGTGCCGATCGCCGCGGTGCAGACGCCGGCCGAGGCGCTGGCCTCCGAGCATTTCCGTGCCGTCGGTGCCCTGGCGCCGCTGCCGGTGGCCGGCGGCACCGTGGCGGTGCCGGTCGGCCCGTTCGTCGTCGACGGCACCCACCGCGGTCTGAACGCATCGGTGGCCGAGGACGCGGTGCCCGAGTGGTTGGGCCCGACCAACACTCTCGGCCGGCCGCGCAAGAGCGGGAAACGTCCGTTCGACGGACTGCGGATTCTGGATCTGGGGGTGATCGTCGCCGGCGGTGAACTCGGCCGGTTGTTCGCCGACCTGGGAGCCCGGGTGGTCAAGGTGGAGAGTGCGGCCTACCCCGACGGGTTGCGTCAGACCGCGCCGGGGCAGGCGATGAGTTCGTCGTGGGCGTTGACCCACCGCAACGAACTGAGCTTCGGGGTGGACCTGCGCCGACCGGAAGGTGCCGAGATCTTTGGCAGGCTGGTCGGGCGCACCGACGCCGTATTCGCCAACTTCAAACCGGGAACTCTTGCGGCACTGGGGTTCTCCTTCGAAGCCCTGCGCGCGCTGAACCCCACGGTGGTGCTGGCCGAGAGCAGCGCGTTCGGCGACACCGGGCCGTGGAGCGACCGGATGGGCTACGGCCCGTTGGTGCGCGCCACCACCGGTGTCACGCGGCTGTGGCGGGGTGCGGGTTCGCGGGCCGATCAGTTCTTCGATGCGACCACGATCTTCCCCGATCACGTGGCGGCCAGGATCACCGCGATCGCCACCCTGGCCGCACTGATCCACCGGGAACGCACCGGAAGCGGTGCGCACGTGCATATCTCGCAGGCCGAGGTGGCGGTCAACCAACTGGCCGTGGCATACGTCGCCGAGGCCGCTGCGCAGGCCGGGCTGCCGCTCACCGAGGACCCCGCCGTACACGCGGTGTGCCCGTGCGCCGGGGAGGACGAATGGTGCGTCATCTCGGTGCGCGACGAGCACGACCGCGCAACCCTGGCGGCCCTCATCGGTATCGACCTGCCCGCCGACGCCGCCGCGCTGAGCGCCATTCTCGGTGCGTACACCGTCAGCCGGGACAAGCACGTCCTCACCGAGGAACTGCAGGGCGCCGGCCTCCCGGCCGGGCCGATGAACCGGCCGGGTGATGTGCTCGACGATGTACAGCTGCAGTTCCGGTCGCTCTACACCGATCTGGAGCATCCGCTTTTCGACGAGCCGATGCCCAGCGAGACCGGACCCGCGCCGTTCCGCACGATTCCGCGCGGCGAACTGCGCCCGGCACCGGTGGCCGGGGAGCACACCCGCGATATCGCCCACCGGGCACTCGGCTTGGACAACGACGAGATCGACCGGCTCATCGCCGACAAGGTTCTGTTCGAAAGCGAAGGACCGTTCGAACCTCGCGTGCCTTCCGAGAGCACCACCGACCAGAGGAGCACACCATGA
- a CDS encoding aldehyde dehydrogenase produces the protein MSSASVFIAGQFRTASEHVAVIEAATEERLGLGAAATESEINDAVTAARTALPGWATTPAGERAGVLRLMADALQKRAAATLELCSRENGMPIRLSKGANGMFPAVLLRYYADLLDTTGQEEVRPAAIGHTIVRREPVGVVAAITPWNYPQALAIMKIAPALAAGCTMVLKAAPETALDALVFAEAADEAGLPAGVLNIIAGGAQSGAHLVSHPGVDKVAFTGSTVAGRIIAETCGRLLRPVTLELGGKSAAIILDDADLDATVKGLKSASFVNNGQTCHLSSRILAPRSRYAEVVDAVAALADGLVVGDPLQKSTDIGPLVSRRQQERVLEYIEVGRSEATLVAGGAIPADQPRGWFVSPTVFADVDNSSRIAQEEIFGPVLTVIPYGSDQEAIDIANDSEFGLGGTVWSPDVDRATDIARGVRTGTIGVNEYQLDVNAPFGGVKASGLGRELGPEGLAAYQTLKSIYRVGPA, from the coding sequence ATGAGTTCCGCGTCAGTTTTCATCGCTGGACAGTTCCGCACCGCATCCGAGCACGTCGCCGTGATCGAGGCGGCCACCGAGGAGCGGCTCGGGCTGGGCGCGGCGGCAACAGAATCCGAGATCAACGACGCCGTGACGGCGGCTCGCACGGCACTGCCGGGATGGGCGACCACCCCGGCCGGTGAGCGGGCCGGCGTGCTGCGGTTGATGGCCGATGCGCTGCAGAAAAGGGCCGCAGCCACCCTGGAACTGTGCTCGCGCGAGAACGGGATGCCGATCCGGCTGTCCAAGGGCGCCAACGGCATGTTCCCGGCGGTGCTGCTGCGCTACTACGCCGACCTGCTGGACACGACCGGGCAGGAGGAGGTGCGTCCCGCCGCGATCGGGCACACCATCGTGCGCCGCGAGCCCGTCGGCGTCGTCGCCGCGATCACCCCGTGGAACTACCCGCAGGCGCTGGCCATCATGAAGATCGCGCCGGCACTGGCCGCAGGATGCACCATGGTGCTCAAGGCGGCGCCCGAAACTGCCTTGGATGCCTTGGTTTTCGCCGAGGCAGCGGACGAGGCCGGATTGCCGGCCGGTGTGCTGAACATCATCGCGGGCGGCGCGCAATCGGGCGCCCACCTGGTGTCGCACCCCGGGGTCGACAAGGTGGCCTTCACCGGGTCGACGGTCGCCGGACGCATCATCGCCGAGACCTGCGGTCGGCTGCTGCGGCCGGTCACGCTGGAACTCGGTGGTAAATCGGCCGCGATCATCCTCGATGACGCGGATCTGGACGCCACCGTCAAGGGGCTGAAGTCGGCTTCGTTCGTCAACAACGGGCAGACCTGTCACCTGAGCTCCCGGATCCTGGCGCCGCGGTCGCGCTACGCCGAGGTGGTCGACGCGGTCGCGGCACTGGCCGACGGGCTGGTGGTGGGCGACCCGCTGCAGAAGTCCACCGATATCGGGCCCCTGGTCAGCCGCCGCCAGCAGGAACGCGTGCTCGAATACATCGAAGTCGGTAGGTCCGAGGCCACACTCGTTGCCGGCGGCGCGATCCCGGCCGATCAGCCGCGCGGCTGGTTCGTCTCGCCGACGGTGTTCGCCGATGTCGACAACTCGTCGCGCATCGCCCAGGAAGAGATCTTCGGCCCGGTCCTGACGGTGATTCCCTACGGCTCCGATCAGGAGGCCATCGACATCGCCAACGACAGCGAGTTCGGCCTGGGCGGCACGGTGTGGTCTCCCGATGTGGACCGGGCCACCGATATCGCCCGCGGGGTGCGTACCGGCACCATCGGCGTCAACGAATACCAGTTGGACGTCAACGCCCCGTTCGGCGGCGTCAAGGCCAGCGGACTGGGCCGCGAACTCGGACCCGAGGGGCTGGCCGCCTATCAGACGCTGAAATCGATCTACCGGGTCGGACCGGCCTGA
- a CDS encoding urease accessory protein UreD, whose product MRSDVLLVARPGRGPHIECAGGLAARRTEPDAVHLLSAAATPLGGDVISVRIVVEAGARLRVRSVAASVALPGAGSVVSHSFWDLEVAGELDLDPQPTVVAGGARHHTSTRLRVGGTATARVRESVQIGRTGEDQGFWTSALHADADGTPLLRHRVELGAGSVADDELGTPLACVSELRYPETGFDSPGTVLELAGGGSLSTWQGQRLGG is encoded by the coding sequence ATGCGTTCCGACGTCTTGTTGGTGGCCCGGCCCGGCCGCGGCCCGCACATCGAATGCGCGGGCGGGCTCGCCGCGCGTCGCACCGAGCCCGACGCCGTACACCTGCTGTCGGCCGCGGCGACACCGCTGGGCGGGGATGTCATCTCGGTGCGGATCGTCGTGGAGGCCGGCGCGCGGCTGCGGGTGCGCAGTGTCGCGGCCAGCGTCGCGCTCCCGGGTGCGGGAAGCGTGGTGTCGCACAGCTTCTGGGATCTGGAGGTGGCAGGTGAGCTCGACCTCGATCCCCAGCCCACTGTCGTGGCGGGCGGCGCGCGCCACCACACCAGCACCCGGTTGCGGGTGGGCGGGACCGCGACGGCACGGGTGCGCGAGAGCGTGCAGATCGGCAGAACCGGTGAGGACCAAGGGTTCTGGACCTCGGCGCTGCATGCCGATGCAGACGGCACGCCGCTGCTACGGCACCGGGTGGAGCTGGGCGCGGGATCGGTGGCCGACGACGAGCTGGGCACACCGCTGGCGTGTGTCAGCGAACTGCGTTATCCGGAAACCGGATTCGACAGCCCCGGCACCGTCCTGGAGCTGGCCGGTGGCGGCAGTCTGTCGACGTGGCAGGGACAGCGATTGGGCGGCTAG